The following are from one region of the Azospirillum sp. TSH100 genome:
- a CDS encoding lysine N(6)-hydroxylase/L-ornithine N(5)-oxygenase family protein: MHGFPSLIGDGGRVLDLAGVGFGPSNLALAVALREADAGLAVRFLEKRDRFVWHGNMLLDGSRMQISFLKDLVSLRDPTSRYSFLNYLHRQGRLQDFINLRTFYPSRREFNDYLSWVAADFDGACDYGMEAVAVEPVRVGDSVPHVRIRARDAAGRERSLLARNVVVGAGATPMVPDAFDGLVRKAAGGGREAGGPLVIHSNDYLAAAGDLARAGRVAVVGLGQSAAEIFLDLHARGVDVDIVARGPAMRPADSSPFANQVFDAGYTTYLYGLPPAGRAELLRAFHNTNYAVVDPDLIDAIYGIFYQQKVEGSERHGLLTRHDVVAARPDAATGGVLLDLASLDGGERRECRYGAVVLATGYRRRIHEELLRPMEPWLTGGEVGRDYRLPTVPGCTAGLYLQGCCEATHGLSDTLLSILPIRAQEIATALTGGTGLGRGQQIRELTSAQ, encoded by the coding sequence ATGCACGGCTTCCCCTCCCTGATCGGCGACGGCGGGCGCGTTCTGGACCTTGCGGGCGTCGGGTTCGGGCCGTCGAACCTCGCGCTGGCGGTGGCGCTGCGCGAGGCGGATGCCGGGCTGGCGGTGCGGTTCCTGGAGAAGCGCGACCGCTTCGTCTGGCATGGCAACATGCTGCTCGACGGCAGCCGGATGCAGATCTCCTTCCTGAAGGATCTGGTCTCGCTGCGCGATCCGACCAGCCGCTACAGCTTCCTCAACTATCTGCACCGGCAGGGACGGCTGCAGGACTTCATCAACCTGCGGACCTTCTATCCCAGCCGGCGCGAGTTCAACGATTACCTGTCCTGGGTTGCGGCGGACTTCGACGGGGCTTGCGACTATGGGATGGAGGCGGTCGCCGTCGAGCCGGTGCGGGTCGGCGATTCCGTGCCGCATGTCCGCATCCGCGCCCGCGATGCCGCGGGGCGCGAGCGCAGCCTGCTGGCCCGCAACGTGGTGGTCGGCGCCGGGGCGACGCCGATGGTGCCGGACGCCTTCGACGGGCTGGTGCGCAAAGCTGCCGGTGGCGGCAGGGAGGCGGGCGGGCCCCTGGTCATCCATTCCAACGACTATCTCGCCGCCGCCGGGGATCTGGCGCGGGCCGGCCGGGTCGCGGTGGTCGGGCTGGGGCAGAGTGCGGCGGAGATCTTCCTCGACCTGCACGCGCGCGGCGTGGATGTCGACATCGTCGCCCGCGGGCCGGCGATGCGGCCGGCCGACAGCAGCCCCTTCGCCAATCAGGTCTTCGACGCCGGCTACACCACTTACCTCTACGGCCTTCCCCCGGCCGGGCGCGCCGAACTGCTGCGCGCCTTCCACAACACCAACTACGCCGTCGTCGATCCCGACCTGATCGACGCCATCTACGGCATCTTCTATCAGCAGAAGGTCGAGGGCAGCGAACGGCACGGCCTGCTGACGCGGCACGACGTGGTGGCGGCGCGGCCCGACGCCGCGACCGGCGGCGTGCTGCTCGACCTCGCCAGCCTGGACGGTGGGGAGCGGCGGGAATGCCGCTATGGCGCCGTGGTGCTCGCCACCGGCTACCGCCGCCGCATCCATGAAGAGCTTCTGCGACCGATGGAACCCTGGCTGACCGGCGGGGAGGTGGGGCGCGACTATCGCCTGCCGACCGTCCCCGGCTGCACCGCCGGCCTGTACCTGCAGGGCTGCTGCGAGGCGACGCACGGCCTCAGCGACACCCTGCTCTCCATCCTGCCGATCCGCGCGCAGGAAATCGCCACGGCCCTGACCGGGGGGACCGGCCTCGGCCGTGGCCAACAAATCCGTGAATTGACATCAGCACAGTGA
- a CDS encoding GNAT family N-acetyltransferase, which translates to MTAVSDTLSADPAASGGAPSPCRTLGRSFRSLWEGAELTVRLDGAVQQRWRLSGEVTGEAPSAELSLVQSVAEGETRRLAALAALEAAFVRAGDPAVLRLLAPDDLAEALRLDGVAAEDAGGNLLASAGMLFQRPDLWLLGAGSGGYPQTHVLSNGRYHPRRPPKPTGLLYARHIPWLEQTLSFRVADIGEDLERFHRWQNDPRVAFFWQEEGDLAKHRAYLEAQLSDPHTMPLIASLDGVPFGYFEVYWAKENRIGAFYDAQDYDRGWHVLIGEEHVRGRAYVSAWLPSLVHFMFLDDARTQRIVGEPRADHHQQIRNLDRSGFAKVKEFDFPHKRAMLVMLLRERYFADRLWVPRADPVTPRQGG; encoded by the coding sequence ATGACCGCCGTTTCCGACACCCTGTCTGCCGATCCGGCCGCATCCGGCGGCGCCCCGTCGCCCTGCCGTACGCTGGGCCGCTCCTTCCGGTCCCTGTGGGAGGGAGCCGAATTGACCGTTCGGCTGGACGGCGCCGTGCAGCAGCGCTGGCGCCTCAGCGGCGAAGTGACCGGCGAGGCGCCGTCCGCCGAGCTGTCCCTGGTGCAGAGCGTGGCGGAGGGGGAAACCCGCCGGCTGGCCGCACTCGCCGCGCTGGAGGCGGCTTTCGTCCGCGCCGGTGATCCGGCCGTCCTGAGGCTGCTGGCGCCCGACGATCTGGCCGAGGCGCTGCGGCTGGACGGCGTGGCGGCGGAGGATGCCGGCGGCAACCTGCTGGCCTCGGCCGGCATGCTGTTCCAGCGGCCGGATCTGTGGCTGCTGGGGGCGGGATCCGGCGGTTATCCGCAGACGCATGTACTGTCGAACGGGCGCTACCACCCGCGCCGGCCGCCGAAGCCGACGGGCCTGCTCTATGCCCGCCACATTCCGTGGCTGGAGCAGACGCTGTCCTTCCGCGTCGCCGACATCGGCGAGGATCTGGAGCGCTTCCACCGCTGGCAGAACGACCCGCGCGTCGCCTTCTTCTGGCAGGAGGAGGGCGATCTCGCCAAGCACCGCGCCTATCTGGAGGCGCAGCTGTCCGACCCCCACACCATGCCGCTGATCGCCAGCCTGGACGGCGTGCCCTTCGGCTATTTCGAGGTCTATTGGGCCAAGGAGAACCGGATCGGCGCCTTCTACGACGCGCAGGATTACGACCGCGGCTGGCATGTGCTGATCGGCGAGGAGCATGTGCGCGGGCGGGCCTATGTCAGCGCCTGGCTGCCGTCGCTGGTGCATTTCATGTTCCTCGACGATGCCCGCACCCAGCGCATCGTCGGCGAGCCGCGCGCCGATCATCACCAGCAGATTCGCAACCTCGACCGCTCCGGCTTCGCCAAGGTCAAGGAGTTCGACTTCCCGCACAAGCGGGCGATGCTGGTCATGCTGCTGCGCGAACGCTATTTCGCCGACCGCCTGTGGGTGCCGCGCGCCGACCCCGTCACCCCGCGTCAGGGGGGCTGA
- a CDS encoding cyclic peptide export ABC transporter — MMLLGPLLRRFRWRLPLALALGAAGSLAGLSVIALVNRLIAGSASPDAPTMTLIALLLAGVFGFGFAAQEMLTALGHRVVCEMRTATVKRLLDTDVERLEAIGAPALYATLTKDIAAVGQAFNRLPFIFSNGVLVLGGFLYLGWLSWQLFLLSAAVVGLGVAVAYGWVSAMRRLMIEVRETDDRLFAGYRGAVEGRNELALNSARKRVFHRHDVTGVAEHARDTETRADRYWVLSLSWTALVILGLIAGIFAAGEALGLPRAHTAGFVLVLMFLRMPLNDLVGTLPILLSGSVALAKVEALRLEPHRAEFGGYEPAQTALPAHGPLLSLSGVVYDHPAQGGEPGFHLGPVDLTVQAGETLFIVGGNGGGKSTLLTLLAGLRRPSSGSIRLAGLEVTEERRGWHREQVSAVFSTPHLFERLVGPGGQLDEDLAQAFLRRLRLDRKVTLEGDRLSDIRLSQGQRKRLALLAAVVEERPILLLDEWAADQDPLFRRFFYEELLPELKRGGRTIVAVSHDDRFFHLADRVLRCDAGVLTPWSETPAQPMQAAQ, encoded by the coding sequence ATGATGCTGCTCGGTCCGCTGTTGCGCCGCTTCCGCTGGCGCCTGCCGCTAGCGCTGGCGCTGGGGGCCGCCGGGTCGCTGGCCGGGCTGTCGGTGATCGCGCTGGTCAACCGGCTGATCGCCGGCAGCGCGTCGCCGGACGCGCCGACCATGACGCTGATCGCCCTGCTGCTGGCGGGGGTGTTCGGCTTCGGCTTCGCCGCACAGGAGATGCTGACGGCGCTCGGCCACCGGGTGGTGTGCGAGATGCGCACGGCGACGGTGAAGCGGCTGCTCGACACCGATGTGGAGCGGCTGGAGGCCATCGGGGCGCCGGCGCTCTACGCCACGCTGACCAAGGACATCGCCGCGGTCGGACAAGCCTTCAACCGGCTGCCCTTCATCTTCAGCAATGGCGTGCTGGTGCTGGGCGGTTTCCTCTATCTCGGCTGGCTGTCCTGGCAGCTGTTCCTGCTCAGCGCGGCGGTGGTCGGGCTGGGGGTGGCGGTCGCCTATGGCTGGGTGTCGGCGATGCGCCGGCTGATGATCGAGGTGCGCGAGACCGACGACCGCCTGTTCGCCGGCTATCGCGGCGCCGTCGAGGGCCGCAACGAGCTGGCGCTGAACAGCGCGCGCAAGCGCGTCTTCCACCGCCATGACGTGACCGGGGTGGCGGAGCATGCCCGCGACACCGAAACCCGCGCCGACCGCTATTGGGTGCTCAGCCTGAGCTGGACGGCGCTGGTCATCCTGGGGCTGATCGCCGGCATCTTTGCGGCGGGCGAGGCGCTGGGGCTGCCGCGGGCGCACACCGCCGGCTTCGTGCTGGTGCTGATGTTCCTGCGCATGCCGCTGAACGATCTGGTCGGCACGCTGCCGATCCTGCTGTCCGGCTCGGTCGCCCTGGCGAAGGTCGAGGCGCTGCGGCTGGAGCCGCATCGGGCGGAGTTCGGCGGATATGAACCGGCGCAGACGGCGCTGCCCGCCCATGGTCCGCTGCTGAGCCTGTCCGGCGTCGTCTACGACCATCCGGCGCAGGGCGGGGAGCCCGGCTTCCATCTCGGCCCGGTCGACCTGACGGTGCAGGCGGGGGAGACGCTGTTCATCGTCGGCGGCAACGGCGGCGGGAAATCCACCCTGCTGACCCTGCTGGCCGGCCTGCGCCGCCCGTCCTCCGGCAGCATCCGGCTGGCCGGGCTGGAGGTGACGGAGGAGCGGCGCGGCTGGCACCGCGAGCAGGTCAGCGCCGTCTTCTCCACCCCGCATCTGTTCGAGCGGCTGGTCGGGCCCGGCGGACAACTGGACGAGGATCTCGCCCAGGCTTTCCTGCGCCGGCTGCGGCTGGACCGCAAGGTGACGCTGGAGGGCGACCGGCTGTCCGACATCCGGCTGTCGCAGGGGCAGCGCAAGCGCCTCGCCCTGCTGGCCGCCGTCGTGGAGGAGCGGCCGATCCTGCTGCTCGACGAATGGGCGGCCGACCAGGACCCGCTGTTCCGCCGATTCTTCTACGAGGAGCTGCTGCCGGAGCTGAAGCGCGGCGGCCGGACCATCGTCGCCGTCAGCCACGACGACCGTTTCTTCCACCTCGCCGACCGGGTGCTGCGTTGCGATGCCGGGGTGCTGACGCCCTGGAGCGAGACGCCTGCGCAACCGATGCAGGCGGCGCAATGA